ACCCATCCTTCATTGGCCTCGTTGGTGACTACGCCAACATCAAAGCCGTCTGTAAATCCTATCGCGTCTACTTCTCAACGCCTCCCGACGCCGACCCGAAAGGCGACTACCTCGTCGACCACTCTATTTTCGTCTATCTTATGGATCCTAATGGCCAATTTGTAGAAGCATTTGGACAAAACGTTGGTGCTGAGCATATACAATCCAAGATCGGTGAGGCGATTGAGGAATGGCAGAAGGAAACAGGAAAAAGTGTCTGAATATTCACTACTAGTTCATAGTATAAATTATGTATAACATTGTCTACTAATATTGCTATAAACCTCTTCTCTCCGTCTGAACGCATAAGTATATGCACAAAGCAAAATGAGTCTCAATTTCAATGACACTATTACGTGACCGTTAGAAAGAGGCTTTTttacagaaaaagaaaaaacaaaaggatATTGACAACAGAGGGATTCGAACCCTCGCCCTTTCGGACCAGATTGAGCAAACCTGAGTCTGACTCTCCTGATTCTGGCGCCTTAGACCACTCGGCCATATTGCCTTATTCGAAGGCCTTCAGAGAAACATTAAGGATGTATTGGATTTACACAGCATTACTAATAGTAGTACCAGCCCAGGAGCTGCCTTATTGCACTGAATATTCCTGGGTTATTCCATAAGTACTACTAACCTCTATATAGCAGCGTATACATTGCATGAATAGGCCAGACCATTATTATTACTATATAAGCAAAGGGAAATAGATGAGGATTAAAATTGGTTCAAACTTAGGTTGCACAGCCACTGAGACTGGAGCAGGCGTGGCAGTGCATCACACGTAGGGCTCATTAGAAATCCATCGACTGACAGTTTCTCTTATTCTCTTACAACTCGTACAATCCTTACGACCCTCTGGAATCCGTGTCAGTTTCTACACTGCTATTCTACATATACACACAGACACAGATACCCACTGGCTGGACCCGTTTAATaatcttcctttctctcctttAAGATGCATCTCCCAAGTGGATTGCATTTAATAATCTCGTCGCTACTATTCTCGACGTCCATAGCCGCTGCTGCCATCCCGGATGCATCCTCATCGCTGGTAGCCGCTCGAGACTCAACTAAGCTACATAcatattcatcttcatcaccGTCGGGCATCGAGCTCGACCCATCGACATTCTCAGAGACCATCAAAGAGGGGTTATGGTTCATCGAACACTTTTCACCATATTGCGGACATTGTAAACACTTCAAACCGACATGGCAACAACTAGTACTTGATACGAGGGCTAAGGGCGAAGATGGACTTGGGGGAGGCGAAGTGCCAGAGGTTGGAATGGGAGTTGTTGATTGCACTCTCCACGGTGGTATGTTTACATTCATTTCGGTTTGAAGGCGCTATATATCGAACATTCTACTTTATCGACAGACCTGTGCGACGCGAATAAAGTCACAGGATACCCTACGCTACTTATGTTCCACGACGGGAAGATCGTAGACCAATTTAAAAAAGCCAGAGAGCTGGAGGACCTTAAAGCGTTCATGAAGAGACACGTCAAAGCAGCTgcacctccccctccccctccccctccacctGTAGCTCCCGTTCAACCCCCTGCTGCGGAAGCTGTAAAACAGCCCCCTGCTGTGACTCTCAACCCAAACATCAACCCCAACGGCGAAGTTCTCTCTCTTACTCCTTCCTCATTCACGTCGATCATGGCCACCGGCCCAACGTTTGTAAAATTCTTCGCACCGTGGTGCGGGCACTGCAAGAAACTTGCGCCAACATGGAAGCAGCTCGCGAGGCATATGAAGGGCAGGGTGAACATCGTTGAAGTCAATTGCGACGACCATACTTCTTTGTGCAAGCAAGAAGGTGTGCAGGGCTACCCAACTCTGATGTGGTATGCAAACCGGGGTGCCAAAGGCTACGAATATAACAGTGGAAGGAAAATAGACCAGTTGAAGGCATTTACAGATAAGGCCAGTTCTGCGTGAGTGTTACTTGTGTCTATTGGATCGTTATGGGGCTGGTGTACACGATGATCTTTGCAAGCTGTACTAATTTCATAAATTTAGGGGAGTTCAAGTTCTTGCTGAATCTGCAGACTTGGACAAACATAttgctgaagaagaagtgcTCTACTTGCTGTTACATTCTCCCACTGACACCGAAATTCTTGTGCGTTATCTTTATTTCTCCCTCGAAAGACTAAAATTTAAGATTTCATAGCGCGTGATTCGTGGGGCATCATCTGTTCTCCTGGGCTCTCCTCAAATCTTTGCCTCTTCCGATCCAGCTCTGCACACTCGCTACTCCATTCCAGCTGGCTCCCCGTGGGCGCTCGTTGCACTCAAGGATCACGACGCCAAAACACCCTCATCAATCCACTACGGATCGTCCCCATCTTCTCTCTAtacttcttcatcgtcggaCGAATCTAAAAAGCTTAACCGCTGGCTTCTCACCCACCGCTTACCCACTACAACTGAACTCACTCGGGATACCTTCCAGAGTGTAATGAATGCACCCCAATCACCACTTGTAGTACTCTGCTTCTCGCCAGAGAGGACACAAGACGCGGTGATGCGCCGACTGAAGGATATCGGGGCCAAGTGGAGGCATAGAACAGAGGGAAGCGGCATCGTGCACGGAAAGGAAGTTGTGTTTGCCTGGATGGACGAGGATAAGTGGACGGATTGGATGAAAAGTATGTACGGGCTCGCCAAGCGCCCTGAGATTGAGGGACAGGGAGATCTGGATACTGTGAGGGTTGTTATTGCCGATCATAGTGTAAGTGTTTTGTGTATATTTTCGCTATGTGATGCTGATGCGAGGCTTAGAAATTGGTTTATTATAACACTGATCATGCTGGTAACGCTATACGCTTCACGTCATCTTCGAGCATGTTTGCTGCCGTTGATGATGCTGCCAGTGGTAAGTCGAAGGCTCACAACTCCGAGGGAACTATCGAGCGTATGGCCAGAGTATGTGATCGCGTTCTTATTCGCTGCGTCGTTACTGAAAATTCTCCTTTTCAGTATCTCAACAACAAAATGCAATCTCTCGAATCATTTGTCATTGAAAAACCATTCCACTCCTTGTTTATTCTTATCGCATTCTTTGCTCTCGCATTCGTGGTGATTACAAGATTGGTTAATTCGGATGTCAGCAGCGCCCAGAACGAGTGGAAAGAGTTGAAGGGTCGAAGTGGGAGGTTGGATTGACAAACGGAAAAATCTAGGTTATCAAGTGGATACACGCATATTTATGGTATGATGCTTGCGAGATTGGTCTAATAATTTATATCCTGCTCCCGCTCACCTATGAGAAACTTATCAAGTTGTGTTGCATTTTACgattcaaaatattttagcAAGTCTTAACCGTCGCCAATGATCACAATATCCCCGAATAACTCAGCAGTACCCGAATTGTATAAATTCTGACGAGTTTTAGAATCATCTTATTATCATTACCAAGCCCCGCGTTGTGATATGTCAATTATCTTCTACGATATACCGTCCACATCACCTGGGTACTCTGTCTCCCCAAACACCTGGAGGACAAGGTAAGCACAGTCCAATTTCGCCTATAATGTTTATTCATAATAATTTATCATGTTGTAACTGCCAGATACTGCCTCAACCTGAAAGGTCTTCCATACACCACCGAATGGGTCGAGTTTCCTGACATCAAAACCCTGTACGAAAAATTGGGTGTGCCACCAACATCTAAAACACTTGACGGGAACCCGCACTACACTCTTCCCATGATCTACGATCCTTCCACGCAGAAATACATCTCAGACTCGCTTGCGATCGCTCAGTATCTGGACGCGCAGTATCCAGGCACCGCAGAATCTGGCAGAGGGACGATATTCCCCAGTGGTTCTGCTGGAGTGATTCAGAACTTTGCTGAAACTGCGATACCATTGATGATGGATGCGCGATACCTTATCACCTGGAGTCTCTTTAGGAAACTGAATCTGAGCAATGCGACGTATTATCGTGCGCTTCGAGAGGCGACCTTTGGTATGAAGATGGAAGAGCTCGTGCCGGATGATAAGCTCGTTAACGAGATAGCCACTCTTGAAGGTATCATGAAGGAAATTGACACTCTGTATTCAAATACGAATAAAGGGGAGGGGACGTATCTCGTTGGGGACGTGATCTCATGGGGTGATATTATGCTTGCGGCGGTATTGGTCATTTTTAGGATTTCTTGGGGAGAGGATAGCGAGCTTTGGAAGCAATTGACTTCATGGCATAATGGACGGTGGGGGAAGCTTATGGAGAGTATGAATCGATATGAGTAGTTGTTGATGTGCGATCAAGTATCATACCCTGTTGGACGGACATCCTCCAAAGAGTCAACAAAGGCTCACGCACAATTTTGCAATAAGTGTAATTAATCGGCCTTGCGTCGCTGAAACCTCTAGACGACGTCGTTTTACAAGTTTCTTATCAAAAAACTATGGATCCTCCCAGGTCTGGTAAACGGAGGCCAAAGGAGAGCTATTCATACCTCCCTTTGTCAATCCATTTGAGTAATCGGTCCCCGACTAAGCGCCTCTGTACACTTGGGCGTGGCAATATATAGCATAACACTTATTTTATCTTACAAACACTAGTGCTGCGGTTCGGTAACTCGGATTCCTTCGTTCAGTATAACGTATTGACATTGAATTTGAAATTACGTTCCAGGAAACAGGATTTATGCACCTGTTCTGATAGACATAAAATTATCCAGATTAGTAGTCGACGTAGGTCGACGTTGCTGGTTATCAAGACACACAAGAACGACTCATTAATGCTGTCTATAGACGTCATTAGACCAGCCTCCGTTATTTATTTTCGCAGATAATACGGATGCCCTAATAATACAGGGGTACGATTCTTCTTCTGATTTTCATGTAACTTCCTCTATAATGCCATGGGCATGCAAAGACGGCCTGACTAACGCGGTCAGAGTGATGGTAGGGAGAGCGTACTGGCCAGCGTCTATTCTACAACCTAAGGTTTGACACTTTTTAACGCTCAAATTCTGGCCCGATCCGAGTCGATTCTTTGATGATAAAAAAGTGTCGCATATTTTTCAATCTGCGCGTCAAAAATACTGATATTCTATCTTGCCTCGAGCTTTTCAGCTCGATATCATACTACAGGTCACGTTCAACTTGATCCGTCTACTTCCCGAAGTTTTCAGTGTTGATATTTCTCACTGCAGAAAGAAGATGTTGTCTTCGATTATTTAAAATAGGATAGGCAATACAACAAAAAATTATTTTTACTCGGATTTGCGGATTTGCGAATCCTTCAAGTATTTGTTCAATCTTGCCGCATAACAAGCTAACAAGTCTGGGGCGCTTGTCCGGGCAAGGCTATTTTACAGCCGGTATCGCCGTCGGGTATTCCATTTGGTCATTTCGATGACGAAAATCTACCAAGCCGAAGTCTCTGACCGCCGCCCATGCTTGACCGTCTAGTGCCACCACCAACTGCGCTGCCAGCTCCTCCGTTGATGCTAATCTCGCTTGGAACTTGTCGGAACGTCAAAAGGTAGGCAGCTTTGGTTGTCCTTAAACATCGACCATACACCCAATTCCACCACCCAGTTCATCTGATAATTGAACCGAAACTACCTCTCTTTCCACTGCGAACGTCTTGCACAAGTCATGGAACTTCCGCCGGGGTTCTTCTACACTCTCGGCCTGGTGCCTTACTTCACCATTCCTTCAGTGCTTGTCTTCTATTCGTTTAGGCTGTTGCAAGCATACCAGCCAGTCGCCGCCCTGATCCCTACCTGGGCCATCGTCATTGTTGCAATCATCGCGCGCCCAGTCTTCTTCTACGTTGGGTGGTACTACAAGGTGTGGCAGGATAGGAGGACTGCTGCGGCCAATGGGGCGGTGTTGGCACCCCACATCAAAGAGTCGGCGTTTGAGATTATTCCTGAGTTGATCTCGAGCAACAGTACTGGGTATCCTGGTAAGTCGCCCCGTCAAAATTCGAAGCCTTGTCTCACCCCCATCCTTTCGATTAACTTAGGTGGAATGATTTATCGGTGGTCGAGGATACATGGATACACGTACCAGCTAAGTCTCATCACCAGTAGCACCGTGCGTACTCGTTATCTACGTACTGTATCAATAACAATAACACTTTTAATTCTACAAAAGGTCGTTACAATGGAGCCAGATCACATTAAGGTATCGTGGTACGGGAATGTTTATTTCACGCATCGTTGACTTCGAGCAGGCCATACTTGCAACTCAATTCGATTCATTTGACAAAGGTGGAGCGAAGGGATTCAATCCAATTACGTTTTGTTAACTAATTACTACCCAAGGTTCAACCTTCATCTCCCAGATGACTTCTCTGCTGGGAACCGGTGTTTTTAATGCGGATGGTAAgtacttttttttctgcgaAGGGCTTTTACTTAAGTTGACATGCAGGTGAGATGTGGAAGTGAGCTTAACCAACTAACACTGTCTCTGGGATACAATTAAACATATAACTTTAGATTCCACCGTGCAATGACACGCCCCTTCTTTACTCGCGAAAGAATTAGCGATTTTGATATCTATGACCGAAATTGCGACTTGTCGATAAAAGCTGCTAAACAGAGGCTCAAGGAAGGGTATACTGTTGACTTCCAGGTACGCTTGTCATCTAACATTATTGTGCCACTATCGCTCATGGGCGCATTCACTTTAGGACCTTGTTTCGCGCTTCACTCTTGACTCGGCTTCTGAGTTCCTCTTTGGAAATAACGTAGGCTCCCTCTTAGCCGGGATCCCTTATCCTCCATCAGCATCCAAAAGAGCGGATGAGTATCATACCCACCCTTCCACCATTTTTACAAAAGCGTTCTCGGCAGGCCAATTAAAATCTGTTGAGCGCATTGGGTTGGGTAAAGATTGGCCTCTTGCGGAATTATGGAAGGACCACGTTAAACCGTTCAGGAAGGTGATTGATGACTTCACAGAGCCATTGATGAAAGCAGCATTGGAGAAACGGGAGCGCGATATgagggagaaagagaaaaaccCCGAActggacgacgaagaggatgttACTCTATTGACTCATCTGGTTAGGCATACTCAAGGTCAGTGGATTAATCGAGTTCGCTAACTGCAATATAATATTGACCTATTTTTAGACCAAAAAATCATCAAAGACGAGGTGAACGAACTAGAGCTTACAAGAAAATATTGTTTTTACTCACCATTACTTTCTATTTTTTAGCTTGTCAATTTGATGGTTGCTGGCCGTGATACTGTAGGTACTCACATTTTGTATCACATCTAAGTAAACTAATCTGGTCGTCCCCTTAAGACCATGTGCCTCTTGACATTCTCGATGTACATGCTCACTCAACATCCGGATATTGAGAAACGACTTCGCCAAGAAATATTTGATAAGGTCGGTCCCAATGGTAGGCCAACGTACGATCAGATGAGAGAAATGAGATACTTGAGGGCTTTCCTTAACGGTACGTCTGTCTCTGATGTCTTATACTCCATGAACTTCTTAAACAGATTCACTTCTTTTTGTATGCATACGTTTTAGAGGTTCTGCGGCTTTATCCACCTGTGTAC
The sequence above is a segment of the Psilocybe cubensis strain MGC-MH-2018 chromosome 4, whole genome shotgun sequence genome. Coding sequences within it:
- a CDS encoding Thioredoxin domain-containing protein 5; this translates as MHLPSGLHLIISSLLFSTSIAAAAIPDASSSLVAARDSTKLHTYSSSSPSGIELDPSTFSETIKEGLWFIEHFSPYCGHCKHFKPTWQQLVLDTRAKGEDGLGGGEVPEVGMGVVDCTLHGDLCDANKVTGYPTLLMFHDGKIVDQFKKARELEDLKAFMKRHVKAAAPPPPPPPPPVAPVQPPAAEAVKQPPAVTLNPNINPNGEVLSLTPSSFTSIMATGPTFVKFFAPWCGHCKKLAPTWKQLARHMKGRVNIVEVNCDDHTSLCKQEGVQGYPTLMWYANRGAKGYEYNSGRKIDQLKAFTDKASSAGVQVLAESADLDKHIAEEEVLYLLLHSPTDTEILRVIRGASSVLLGSPQIFASSDPALHTRYSIPAGSPWALVALKDHDAKTPSSIHYGSSPSSLYTSSSSDESKKLNRWLLTHRLPTTTELTRDTFQSVMNAPQSPLVVLCFSPERTQDAVMRRLKDIGAKWRHRTEGSGIVHGKEVVFAWMDEDKWTDWMKSMYGLAKRPEIEGQGDLDTVRVVIADHSKLVYYNTDHAGNAIRFTSSSSMFAAVDDAASGKSKAHNSEGTIERMARYLNNKMQSLESFVIEKPFHSLFILIAFFALAFVVITRLVNSDVSSAQNEWKELKGRSGRLD
- a CDS encoding Glutathione S-transferase-like protein ustS, whose amino-acid sequence is MSIIFYDIPSTSPGYSVSPNTWRTRYCLNLKGLPYTTEWVEFPDIKTLYEKLGVPPTSKTLDGNPHYTLPMIYDPSTQKYISDSLAIAQYLDAQYPGTAESGRGTIFPSGSAGVIQNFAETAIPLMMDARYLITWSLFRKLNLSNATYYRALREATFGMKMEELVPDDKLVNEIATLEGIMKEIDTLYSNTNKGEGTYLVGDVISWGDIMLAAVLVIFRISWGEDSELWKQLTSWHNGRWGKLMESMNRYE
- a CDS encoding Cytochrome P450 monooxygenase 75, with product MELPPGFFYTLGLVPYFTIPSVLVFYSFRLLQAYQPVAALIPTWAIVIVAIIARPVFFYVGWYYKVWQDRRTAAANGAVLAPHIKESAFEIIPELISSNSTGYPGGMIYRWSRIHGYTYQLSLITSSTVVTMEPDHIKAILATQFDSFDKGSTFISQMTSLLGTGVFNADGEMWKFHRAMTRPFFTRERISDFDIYDRNCDLSIKAAKQRLKEGYTVDFQDLVSRFTLDSASEFLFGNNVGSLLAGIPYPPSASKRADEYHTHPSTIFTKAFSAGQLKSVERIGLGKDWPLAELWKDHVKPFRKVIDDFTEPLMKAALEKRERDMREKEKNPELDDEEDVTLLTHLVRHTQDQKIIKDELVNLMVAGRDTTMCLLTFSMYMLTQHPDIEKRLRQEIFDKVGPNGRPTYDQMREMRYLRAFLNDSLLFVCIRFRGSAALSTCVRSYLHIHTSFIKLTTVDDTLLGRTSNKDVLLPTKRAGQPPLFVPAGTSILDMQRRTDLWGPDALIFDPDRFLDERLHKYLTPNPFIFTPFNAGPRICLGQQFAYHEATFYLVRLLQNFKHFTLDYATNSPPPADWAQGEGLKKTEKVYLLAHLTMYIKDGLWVNMEELNAN